A genome region from Perca fluviatilis chromosome 20, GENO_Pfluv_1.0, whole genome shotgun sequence includes the following:
- the eif4eb gene encoding eukaryotic translation initiation factor 4eb produces MATAEPETNPSSNQPDEDGAEETGQEIVNPEAYIKHPLQNSWSLWFFKNDKSKTWQANLRLISKFDTVEDFWALYNHIQLSSNLMSGCDYSLFKDGIEPMWEDERNKRGGRWLITLNKQQRRLDLDRFWLETLLCLVGEAFDDYSDQVCGAVVNIRTKGDKIAVWTSDYDNRDAITHIGRVYKERLGLPLKMTIGYQSHADTATKSGSTTKNKFVV; encoded by the exons ATGGCGACCGCCGAACCG GAAACCAACCCAAGTTCAAATCAGCCTGATGAAGATGGAGCTGAGGAGACTGGACAAGAGATTGTGAACCCAGAGGCCTACATCAAACACCCCCTCCAGAACAG CTGGTCCCTGTGGTTCTTCAAGAATGACAAGAGCAAAACATGGCAGGCCAACCTGCGACTCATCTCTAAATTCGACACAGTTGAAGATTTCTGGGC TCTCTACAACCATATCCAGTTGTCAAGCAACCTCATGTCAGGCTGTGATTACTCCCTTTTTAAG GATGGCATTGAACCCATGTGGGAGGACGAAAGGAACAAGCGTGGCGGGCGCTGGCTGATCACACTCAACAAGCAGCAGAGGAGATTAGACCTGGACCGCTTCTGGCTGGAAACT CTCTTGTGCTTAGTCGGAGAAGCCTTTGACGACTACAGCGATCAGGTCTGCGGCGCTGTGGTCAACATCCGCACAAAAGGAGACAAAATAGCCGTCTGGACATCAGACTATGACAACCGGGATGCTATAACACACATAGG GAGAGTTTACAAGGAGCGCTTGGGCCTTCCCCTGAAGATGACTATTGGCTACCAATCTCACGCAGACACAGCTACCAAAAGCGGTTCAACCACCAAGAACAAATTTGTCGTTTGA
- the metap1 gene encoding methionine aminopeptidase 1, with product MRCVQSLAGCLLLCDSTPPADEGMASIEARRECETDGCGQDAKLQCPTCIKLGIQGSYFCSQECFKGSWVSHKLLHKKAKEDKNQNESKNCVENNINTDPWPGYRYTGKLHPYYPLTPMRPVPGDIQRPDYADHPRGISESEQFLKGTSQIKILCPEDIEAMRVVSKLAREVLDIAAVLVKPGATTEEIDHAVHLACIARNCYPSPLNYYNFPKSCCTSVNEVICHGIPDRRPLQEGDILNGMLIAINILGPYTTYDGHDDLNDLLYRLKPGIRYRELGNIIQKHAQANGFSVVRSYCGHGIHRLFHTAPNVPHYAKNKAVGVMKPGHVFTIEPMICEGGWQDETWPDGWTAVTRDGKRSAQFEHTLLVTETGCEILTRRLEDNGRAHFLNQV from the exons ATGCGCTGTGTGCAGTCGCTGGCTGGCTGCTTGCTTCTCTGCGACTCCACCCCTCCTGCAGACGAAGGCATGGCGAGCATCGAGGCTAGAAGGGAGTGTGAGACAGATGGCTGCGGCCAAGACGCCAAACTTCAGTGTCCCACATGTATCAAGCTTGGTATTCAAGGCTCCTATTTCTGTTCACAG GAATGTTTCAAAGGGAGCTGGGTGTCTCACAAGTTGCTGCACAAAAAAGCAA AGGAGGACAAGAACCAGAATGAATCTAAGAACTGTGTGGAGAATAACATCAACACAGACCCATGGCCGGGCTACCGCTACACAGGAAAACTACACCCTTACTACCCACTG ACTCCCATGAGGCCCGTGCCCGGTGACATCCAACGACCTGACTATGCTGATCATCCCAGAG GGATATCTGAGTCTGAGCAGTTTCTGAAGGGGACGTCACAGATCAAGATCCTTTGTCCTGAGGACATTGAAGCCATGAGAGTAGTGAGCAAG CTAGCACGGGAAGTCCTGGACATCGCAGCCGTATTGGTGAAACCAGGTGCTACAACAGAAGAAATCGACCATGCTGTGCatctg gCTTGCATTGCAAGGAACTGCTACCCCTCCCCCCTCAACTACTACAACTTCCCCAAATCCTGCTGCACGTCTGTCAATGAAGTCATCTGCCATGGCATCCCAGACAGAAGACCATTACAAGAAGGAGATATCCTCAATGGTATGCTCATTGCAATAAACATTTTGGGACCCTA TACCACATATGACGGCCATGATGACCTCAACGACCTTCTATATCGGC tgaagCCTGGCATTCGCTACAGAGAATTAGGTAACATCATTCAGAAGCACGCTCAGGCCAACGGCTTCTCGGTGGTGCGGAGCTACTGCGGTCACGGTATCCATAGACTTTTCCACACTGCTCCCAATGTGCCACATTATGCCA AAAATAAAGCAGTTGGAGTTATGAAGCCTGGCCACGTGTTTACCATTGAGCCCATGATATGTGAAG GTGGCTGGCAAGACGAGACGTGGCCCGACGGCTGGACGGCGGTGACCAGAGACGGGAAGCGCTCGGCTCAGTTCGAACACACCCTGCTGGTGACGGAGACTGGCTGCGAGATCCTCACCCGCCGCCTGGAGGACAACGGTCGCGCTCATTTCCTTAACCAAGTGTAG